Proteins encoded by one window of Actinocorallia herbida:
- a CDS encoding regulator has protein sequence MSTDTKPAEPAETPAPFKLPFWVGGDTNAFFGLGFNVMVNVLVLTGLCLGVVNIPGSDVYGVILPALGIQMLIGNVYYTYLARRLAAKEGRTDVCAMPYGPSVPHMFIVTFVIMLPIYLATKDPLAAWAAGLAWSFIIGLIVILGAFVGPYIRKYTPQAAMLGTLAGISIAFISMRPTGQMFEAAWIALPVLIILLIGFFTDLKLPFGLPVGLVALLVGSAIGWIGGYMEPADVTAAAKDIAIGLPTLQIDLLIDGLKEVSPLLATAIPLGIYNFTEGMTNVESAAVAGDEYNLRAVLFADGLGAVVGAGLGSPFPPAVYIGHPGWKAAGGRTAYSLATGVVIALFCFLGFFAVLGALLPTPAIVPILLYIGLLIGAQAFQEVPKAHAIAVVMAIIPNVASWAVGQMDNVLSAAGTSAAELGEDALAGAGVVYHGLKLLGGGAILAGLVLGAIVAFIIDRRFVWAAGYAAAGAVLSFIGLVHAEKVEWNAEGQVALGYLLAGAVLLLFAFLDGRRKAETAPQPALAEPEPAADAEVTAAK, from the coding sequence ATGAGCACCGACACCAAGCCCGCCGAGCCGGCGGAGACCCCCGCGCCGTTCAAACTGCCGTTCTGGGTCGGCGGCGACACCAACGCCTTCTTCGGCCTCGGCTTCAACGTCATGGTCAACGTCCTGGTGCTCACCGGGCTGTGCCTCGGCGTGGTCAACATCCCCGGCAGCGACGTCTACGGGGTGATCCTCCCGGCCCTCGGCATCCAGATGCTGATCGGCAACGTCTACTACACCTACCTCGCCCGTCGTCTGGCGGCCAAGGAAGGCCGCACCGACGTCTGCGCGATGCCGTACGGTCCGTCCGTCCCGCACATGTTCATCGTCACCTTCGTGATCATGCTGCCGATCTACCTGGCCACCAAGGACCCGCTCGCCGCGTGGGCGGCGGGCCTGGCCTGGTCGTTCATCATCGGCCTCATCGTCATCCTCGGCGCGTTCGTCGGCCCGTACATCAGGAAGTACACGCCGCAGGCGGCGATGCTCGGCACCCTGGCGGGCATCTCGATCGCGTTCATCTCCATGCGGCCGACCGGGCAGATGTTCGAGGCGGCCTGGATCGCCCTGCCCGTCCTCATCATCCTGCTCATCGGGTTCTTCACCGACCTGAAGCTGCCGTTCGGCCTGCCCGTCGGGCTCGTCGCGCTGCTCGTCGGCTCGGCCATCGGCTGGATCGGCGGCTACATGGAGCCGGCCGACGTCACCGCGGCCGCCAAGGACATCGCGATCGGCCTCCCGACGCTCCAGATCGACCTGCTGATCGACGGGCTCAAGGAGGTGTCGCCGCTGCTCGCGACGGCCATCCCCCTCGGCATCTACAACTTCACTGAGGGCATGACCAACGTCGAGAGCGCGGCGGTCGCGGGCGACGAGTACAACCTGCGCGCGGTCCTGTTCGCCGACGGTCTCGGCGCGGTCGTCGGAGCCGGACTCGGCTCCCCGTTCCCGCCCGCCGTGTACATCGGGCACCCCGGCTGGAAGGCCGCGGGCGGCCGCACCGCGTACTCGCTGGCCACCGGCGTCGTCATCGCGCTGTTCTGCTTCCTCGGGTTCTTCGCGGTGCTCGGCGCGCTCCTCCCGACGCCCGCGATCGTGCCGATCCTGCTGTACATCGGCCTGCTCATCGGCGCTCAGGCGTTCCAAGAGGTGCCGAAGGCGCACGCCATCGCGGTCGTCATGGCGATCATTCCGAACGTCGCCTCGTGGGCGGTCGGGCAGATGGACAACGTCCTGTCGGCGGCCGGGACCTCCGCCGCGGAGCTGGGCGAGGACGCGCTGGCCGGCGCCGGCGTCGTCTATCACGGCCTCAAGCTGCTGGGCGGCGGCGCGATCCTCGCCGGGCTGGTGCTGGGCGCGATCGTCGCGTTCATCATCGACCGCAGGTTCGTGTGGGCCGCGGGCTACGCCGCGGCGGGCGCGGTCCTGTCGTTCATCGGCCTGGTGCACGCCGAGAAGGTCGAGTGGAACGCCGAGGGCCAGGTCGCGCTCGGTTACCTGCTCGCCGGAGCCGTCCTCCTCCTCTTCGCCTTCCTCGACGGCAGGCGCAAGGCGGAGACCGCGCCGCAACCGGCGCTCGCCGAACCAGAACCCGCCGCTGACGCGGAAGTTACGGCGGCGAAATGA
- a CDS encoding cysteine hydrolase family protein has product MNASVEAEPYAYRFDLATTALLIIDMQRDFVEPGGFGETLGNDVAMLRRVIPPLREVLDAARTHGMTVIHTREGHLPDLSDCPPAKLNRGEPSLRIGDPGPKGRILIRGEYGHDIIDELKPLPDETVIDKPGKGSFYATGLQDLLTAKGITSLVVTGVTTEVCVHTTVREANDRGYECLVLSDCVGSYFAEFQDAGLAMFSAQGGIFGWTAPAKQFLEALR; this is encoded by the coding sequence ATGAACGCATCAGTAGAGGCCGAGCCCTATGCCTACCGGTTCGACCTCGCCACCACCGCACTGCTGATCATCGACATGCAACGCGACTTCGTCGAGCCCGGCGGCTTCGGCGAGACCCTCGGCAACGACGTCGCCATGCTGCGCCGGGTCATCCCGCCGCTGCGCGAGGTCCTCGACGCCGCCCGCACCCACGGGATGACGGTGATCCACACCAGGGAGGGCCATCTGCCCGACCTGTCGGACTGCCCTCCGGCCAAGCTCAATCGAGGGGAGCCGTCCCTGCGCATCGGGGATCCGGGGCCGAAGGGCCGCATCCTCATTCGCGGTGAGTACGGCCACGACATCATCGACGAACTCAAGCCCCTCCCGGACGAGACGGTCATCGACAAACCGGGCAAAGGCTCGTTCTACGCCACCGGCCTTCAGGACCTCCTGACGGCCAAGGGCATCACGAGCCTCGTCGTGACGGGGGTGACCACCGAAGTGTGCGTCCACACCACCGTCCGGGAGGCCAACGACCGGGGCTACGAATGCCTCGTCCTGTCCGATTGCGTCGGCTCCTACTTCGCGGAGTTCCAGGACGCAGGACTCGCCATGTTCTCCGCGCAGGGCGGCATCTTCGGCTGGACCGCCCCCGCCAAGCAGTTCCTGGAGGCACTGCGATGA
- a CDS encoding GntR family transcriptional regulator, translating into MDALHPPSLVELVMQRVRADILAGALAPGERLIEEQLTARFGISRAPLREALRLLGQQGLVEHLPRRGVRVAELSAADVDELFGLRDVLERYAVEIALPGPVVLADLASALESMDAAARAGDLLAENDAHHRFHLAVVSLSGHRQLLLAYEPVILKLQLHMAANLRLEAAALSAPEEGVARHRRLFEAIASGDPVLALAGLVSHGARTYAG; encoded by the coding sequence ATGGACGCGCTTCACCCGCCCAGCCTCGTCGAGCTGGTGATGCAGAGGGTCCGGGCCGACATCCTCGCCGGCGCGCTGGCGCCGGGCGAGCGCCTGATCGAGGAGCAGCTCACCGCCCGGTTCGGGATCAGCAGGGCCCCGCTGCGCGAGGCGCTGCGGCTGCTCGGCCAGCAGGGCCTGGTGGAGCACCTGCCCCGGCGCGGCGTGCGGGTGGCGGAGCTGTCGGCCGCGGACGTGGACGAGCTGTTCGGGCTGCGCGACGTGCTGGAGAGGTACGCGGTCGAGATCGCGCTGCCGGGTCCGGTGGTGCTCGCCGACCTGGCCTCGGCGCTGGAGAGCATGGACGCGGCCGCGCGCGCGGGCGATCTGCTCGCCGAGAACGACGCGCACCACAGGTTCCATCTCGCGGTGGTCTCCCTCTCCGGGCACCGCCAGCTCCTGCTGGCCTACGAGCCGGTGATCCTCAAACTCCAGCTGCACATGGCCGCCAACCTGCGGCTGGAGGCCGCGGCGCTGAGCGCTCCGGAGGAGGGCGTCGCGCGGCACCGCCGCCTGTTCGAGGCGATCGCGAGCGGCGACCCCGTCCTCGCGCTGGCCGGCCTGGTCTCCCACGGGGCGCGCACCTACGCCGGCTGA
- a CDS encoding dihydrofolate reductase family protein → MSDLPADLLADYAHPDGPWLRANMIASADGAATREGLSGGLGNETDRLLFQALRGFADAIVVGAQTVRAEGYGRAPVPIAVVSRSLDLDFASPLFEGRTILVTVADAPRLAEAREHAEVIVAGEGSVDFAAAVTALHGLGLTRLLCEGGPTILGGIAAAGLLDELCLTLSPRLVGGAAPRVVRGPALDEGMTLAAVRQDGDHLFLRYRRSR, encoded by the coding sequence ATGAGCGATCTTCCGGCCGACCTGCTCGCCGACTACGCCCACCCCGACGGGCCCTGGCTGCGCGCCAACATGATCGCCAGCGCCGACGGCGCGGCGACGCGCGAGGGCCTGTCGGGCGGTCTCGGCAATGAGACGGACAGGCTGCTGTTCCAGGCTCTGCGCGGGTTCGCCGACGCGATCGTGGTCGGCGCCCAGACCGTCCGGGCCGAGGGGTACGGGCGCGCGCCGGTGCCGATCGCGGTCGTGTCGCGCTCGCTCGATCTCGACTTCGCCTCGCCCCTGTTCGAGGGCCGGACGATCCTGGTCACCGTGGCCGACGCGCCCCGGCTCGCCGAGGCGCGCGAGCACGCCGAGGTGATCGTCGCGGGGGAGGGATCGGTGGACTTCGCCGCCGCCGTCACCGCGCTGCACGGCCTCGGGTTGACCAGACTGCTCTGTGAGGGAGGCCCGACGATCCTCGGCGGGATCGCCGCCGCGGGCCTGCTCGACGAGCTGTGCCTGACCCTCTCGCCGCGCCTCGTCGGCGGGGCCGCGCCGCGGGTCGTGCGGGGCCCGGCGCTCGACGAGGGGATGACGCTCGCGGCGGTAAGGCAGGATGGAGACCATCTCTTCCTGAGATACCGCAGGTCGCGGTGA
- a CDS encoding alpha/beta fold hydrolase has protein sequence MSNKIVKGDGVDLAVQVQGNPEGPTVLLVHGYPDTHAVWDGVAARLADRYRVVTYDVRGAGASSRPKGREAYRFAHLMNDLRAVVEEVGQDGPVHLVGHDWGSIQGWEAVTTMPELFASYTSISGPCLDHAGRWNRAFAGTAKGLRQALRSWYIAFFHLPVLPVLGWRTGFAAKVVARAEGMRTPHFGPTIALDGEYGVQLYRANILPRMRHPQERRTDVPVQLVIPEHDAFVTPALAASALPFASRITRVPLKAGHWAPVSRPAEIADLVDRHIGTV, from the coding sequence ATGTCCAACAAAATCGTCAAGGGTGACGGCGTCGATCTGGCGGTCCAGGTCCAGGGGAACCCCGAGGGCCCGACGGTCCTCCTCGTGCACGGCTATCCCGACACGCACGCCGTCTGGGACGGGGTCGCCGCCCGCCTCGCCGACCGGTACCGGGTCGTCACCTACGACGTGCGCGGCGCGGGCGCGTCGAGCCGGCCGAAGGGGCGCGAGGCCTACCGGTTCGCCCACCTGATGAACGACCTGCGGGCCGTGGTCGAGGAGGTCGGCCAGGACGGCCCCGTGCACCTCGTCGGCCACGACTGGGGGTCGATCCAGGGCTGGGAGGCGGTGACGACCATGCCTGAGCTGTTCGCGTCCTACACCTCGATCTCCGGGCCGTGCCTCGATCACGCGGGCCGCTGGAACAGGGCGTTCGCGGGGACCGCCAAGGGCCTGCGGCAGGCGCTGCGCTCCTGGTACATCGCGTTCTTCCATCTGCCGGTGCTGCCCGTCCTGGGCTGGCGGACCGGCTTCGCCGCCAAGGTCGTCGCACGCGCCGAGGGGATGCGCACCCCGCATTTCGGCCCGACGATCGCCCTCGACGGCGAGTACGGCGTGCAGCTCTACCGGGCGAACATCCTGCCCAGGATGCGGCACCCCCAGGAGCGGCGTACGGACGTACCGGTGCAACTGGTCATCCCCGAGCACGACGCCTTCGTGACGCCCGCGCTCGCCGCCTCGGCGCTGCCCTTCGCGTCGCGGATCACCCGGGTGCCCCTCAAGGCGGGCCACTGGGCGCCGGTGAGCCGTCCGGCGGAGATCGCCGACCTCGTCGACAGGCACATCGGCACGGTCTGA